A portion of the Faecalibacterium sp. I3-3-89 genome contains these proteins:
- a CDS encoding alanyl-tRNA editing protein, with protein MQRTEKYFEKDAFRKSAAGVILAAEADAKTGGGRIALDGMVFYPEGGGQPADRGTLTLADGTVLHVTDVHETGGVIWHTVDALPEAAQPGTAVTGAIDWAWRFDKMQQHTGEHILSGILHQMFGAENVGFHIGSDAVRMDTSVPISAEGLREAETAANRVIWEDVPVVITYPTPEELAALTYRSKKEIAGQVRIVTIPGADVCACCGTHTATTGQVGQIKILASENYKGGVRLSVVCGGRALREAQAMRNRQADIGALLSAKADQTAVAVHRVYDEYTALKFAHFGLCQQLFDAMAAQLGPDETAIRIVPGLDPDGLHRLAARLSEATTGLCAALTPNEKGTGYCIARSGGDVRPLTKALNAALNGRGGGKPGICQGSCTATPEQVEEFLRKAL; from the coding sequence CGCACGGAAAAATATTTCGAGAAAGACGCATTCCGCAAAAGCGCCGCCGGGGTCATCCTTGCGGCAGAGGCGGACGCAAAGACCGGCGGCGGGCGCATCGCTCTGGACGGCATGGTGTTCTACCCCGAGGGCGGCGGACAGCCTGCCGACCGGGGCACTCTGACCCTCGCCGACGGCACGGTGCTGCACGTCACCGATGTCCACGAGACGGGCGGCGTCATCTGGCACACAGTGGATGCCCTGCCCGAGGCGGCACAGCCCGGCACCGCCGTCACCGGAGCCATCGACTGGGCGTGGCGCTTCGACAAGATGCAGCAGCACACCGGCGAGCACATCCTCTCCGGCATCCTGCACCAGATGTTCGGGGCCGAAAACGTCGGCTTCCACATCGGCTCTGACGCCGTGCGGATGGACACCAGCGTGCCCATCTCTGCCGAGGGCCTGCGGGAGGCCGAGACTGCCGCCAACCGGGTCATCTGGGAGGATGTACCGGTGGTCATCACCTACCCCACCCCCGAAGAGCTGGCGGCTCTGACCTACCGCAGCAAGAAGGAGATCGCCGGGCAGGTGCGCATCGTGACCATCCCGGGCGCGGATGTCTGCGCCTGCTGCGGCACCCACACCGCCACCACCGGTCAGGTGGGCCAGATCAAGATCCTGGCCTCCGAGAACTACAAGGGCGGCGTCCGGCTCAGCGTGGTCTGCGGCGGGCGGGCCTTGCGGGAGGCGCAGGCCATGCGGAACCGTCAGGCCGACATCGGCGCCCTCCTCTCGGCCAAGGCCGACCAGACCGCCGTGGCCGTCCACCGGGTGTACGACGAGTACACGGCCCTGAAATTTGCCCATTTTGGCCTCTGTCAGCAGCTGTTCGACGCCATGGCCGCACAGCTCGGCCCCGACGAGACCGCCATCCGGATCGTTCCCGGCCTCGACCCGGACGGCCTGCACCGTCTGGCTGCGCGGCTGAGCGAGGCCACCACCGGCCTGTGCGCCGCCCTGACCCCCAACGAGAAGGGCACCGGCTACTGCATCGCACGCTCCGGCGGCGATGTCCGCCCCCTCACCAAAGCCCTCAACGCCGCCCTCAATGGCCGCGGCGGCGGCAAGCCCGGCATCTGTCAGGGCAGCTGCACCGCCACACCCGAACAGGTGGAGGAATTTTTGAGGAAAGCTCTGTAA
- the trmB gene encoding tRNA (guanosine(46)-N7)-methyltransferase TrmB encodes MRMRFKPYAHDELMAADFHVHDPFVWGGKWHSQYARPEQPFVLELGCGKGGFLSQLASAHPENNYLGIDITDKVLILAKRKIEAAYAAAGRPIDNVKIMSTDIERIKGVITSEDTVSRIYINFCNPWSKNASSNKHRLTYPRQLIQYRDFLKDGGDIYFKTDDDDLFRDSLSYFPASGYDIIWQTYDLHENEPEWNIRTEHEGMFTEMGIKIKALIARKKAGDDSVTWVEPKVLKKLAAQAEAEAKAAEGDANV; translated from the coding sequence ATGAGAATGCGTTTCAAGCCCTATGCCCACGACGAACTGATGGCCGCCGATTTTCACGTCCACGACCCCTTTGTCTGGGGCGGCAAATGGCACAGCCAGTATGCCCGCCCGGAGCAGCCCTTCGTGCTGGAGCTGGGCTGCGGCAAGGGCGGCTTCCTCTCCCAGCTGGCCTCCGCCCACCCGGAGAACAACTATCTGGGCATCGACATCACCGACAAGGTGCTCATCCTCGCCAAGCGGAAGATCGAAGCGGCCTACGCCGCCGCAGGCCGCCCCATCGACAACGTGAAGATCATGAGCACCGATATCGAACGCATCAAGGGCGTCATCACCTCGGAGGACACCGTCAGCCGCATCTACATCAACTTCTGCAACCCATGGAGCAAGAACGCCTCCTCCAACAAGCACCGCCTCACCTACCCCCGCCAGCTCATCCAGTACCGCGATTTCCTCAAGGACGGCGGCGACATCTACTTCAAGACCGACGACGACGACCTGTTCCGGGACAGCCTGAGCTATTTCCCCGCCTCCGGCTACGACATCATCTGGCAGACCTACGACCTCCACGAGAATGAGCCGGAGTGGAACATCCGCACCGAGCACGAGGGAATGTTCACCGAGATGGGCATTAAAATAAAGGCCCTCATCGCCCGCAAGAAGGCAGGCGACGACTCTGTGACGTGGGTCGAGCCGAAGGTGCTCAAGAAGCTGGCCGCACAGGCAGAGGCCGAAGCCAAGGCCGCCGAGGGAGACGCCAATGTCTGA
- a CDS encoding DUF6472 family protein gives MSDPCEACLNNQQDEYGSYYCAVGGALDEDEMARYLSRTTSACPYFEPGDEYKIVRRQN, from the coding sequence ATGTCTGACCCCTGTGAAGCCTGCCTGAACAACCAGCAGGACGAGTACGGCAGCTATTACTGCGCCGTGGGCGGCGCACTGGACGAGGATGAGATGGCCCGCTATCTCTCCCGCACCACGTCGGCCTGTCCTTATTTCGAGCCGGGCGACGAGTACAAGATCGTCCGCAGGCAGAATTGA
- a CDS encoding putative ABC transporter permease, whose amino-acid sequence MSFFLNTAICGFSLYHILAFFLIYSCLGWCLEVVYAAATTGQLVNRGFLNGPVCPIYGFGMILVLFFLTPLEDSLLLLYLGGVLLPSVLELVGGWVLYKLYRTRWWDYSDRPFNIGGYICLEFSLLWGVGALLMVKAVHPAIAALVDIVPPLVGFILMCLLYAVYAADVVATGISASDLARELDALEKVADSMHAVSDAMTEILGTTAMDMDQKMDESRLQLKLAAAEARDNYNKLSPREAASTMRARADEAMEAARRASQTARLNAAEAAKAVKLAAQGKAEQTTSLLQLEQLKDELAARAQVMQARTRRSTHLLGKGRMLRAYPKLKHGQNNRSLNSLLEQLEKEYPDYFDHNNTFGIQ is encoded by the coding sequence TTGTCGTTTTTCCTCAACACGGCCATCTGTGGCTTTTCGCTCTACCACATCCTCGCATTTTTTCTCATCTACTCCTGTCTGGGCTGGTGCCTCGAGGTGGTGTATGCCGCCGCCACCACCGGCCAGCTGGTCAACCGCGGCTTTCTCAACGGCCCGGTCTGCCCCATCTACGGCTTCGGCATGATTTTAGTACTCTTCTTCCTCACGCCGCTGGAGGACAGCCTGCTCTTGCTGTATCTCGGCGGCGTCCTCCTGCCCAGCGTGCTGGAGCTGGTGGGCGGCTGGGTGCTGTATAAGCTCTACCGCACCCGGTGGTGGGATTACAGCGACAGGCCCTTCAACATCGGGGGCTATATCTGCCTCGAGTTTTCGCTGCTGTGGGGCGTAGGTGCCCTCCTGATGGTCAAGGCCGTCCACCCCGCCATCGCCGCGCTGGTGGACATCGTGCCGCCGCTGGTGGGCTTCATCCTCATGTGCCTGCTCTACGCCGTGTATGCCGCCGACGTGGTCGCCACCGGCATTTCTGCCTCCGATCTGGCCCGGGAGCTGGACGCCCTCGAAAAGGTGGCCGACAGTATGCACGCTGTCAGCGACGCCATGACCGAGATCCTCGGCACCACCGCGATGGACATGGACCAGAAGATGGACGAGAGCCGGCTGCAGCTCAAGCTGGCCGCCGCCGAGGCCCGGGACAACTACAACAAGCTGTCGCCCCGTGAGGCCGCTTCCACCATGCGTGCCCGCGCCGACGAGGCGATGGAGGCCGCCCGCCGCGCCTCCCAGACCGCCCGCCTCAACGCTGCCGAGGCCGCCAAGGCCGTCAAACTGGCCGCACAGGGCAAAGCCGAGCAGACCACCTCGCTGCTGCAGCTGGAGCAGCTCAAGGACGAGCTGGCCGCACGGGCGCAGGTCATGCAGGCCCGCACCCGCCGCAGCACCCATCTGCTGGGCAAGGGCCGTATGCTCCGCGCCTACCCCAAGCTGAAGCATGGCCAGAACAACCGCTCCCTCAACAGCCTCCTCGAGCAGCTCGAGAAGGAATACCCGGATTATTTCGACCATAACAACACCTTCGGCATCCAATAA
- a CDS encoding nucleotidyltransferase, with amino-acid sequence MNKPVLVVMAAGMGSRYGGMKQIDPVGPCGQVIVDYSLYDARRAGFETVIFVIKHEIEDAFKAAIGERVSKAMDVKYAFQQLDELPEGYTIPEGRVKPWGTCHAVLAAKPYLHGPFAVINADDYYGPEAFKVIYDYLSTHTDGEVYDYCMVSYLLRNTVSENGSVARGICALNEDSTLRSVTEHTRIETYADGIHYTEDGGESWTDLPGDTPVSMNLWGFGESFVQEADRRFARWLDENLEKNPLKCEYFLPLVVSELIGEKKAAVKVLRSTDQWYGVTYREDKPVVVEAIARKTADGLYPENLWA; translated from the coding sequence ATGAACAAACCGGTTCTGGTGGTCATGGCGGCCGGCATGGGCAGCCGCTACGGCGGGATGAAGCAGATCGACCCGGTGGGGCCCTGCGGTCAGGTCATCGTGGACTATTCCCTGTACGACGCCCGCCGCGCAGGCTTTGAGACGGTCATCTTCGTCATCAAGCACGAGATCGAGGACGCCTTCAAGGCCGCCATCGGCGAGCGGGTCTCCAAGGCGATGGACGTGAAGTATGCGTTCCAGCAGCTGGACGAGCTGCCCGAGGGCTACACCATCCCCGAGGGCCGCGTCAAGCCATGGGGCACCTGCCACGCCGTGCTGGCGGCAAAGCCCTATCTCCACGGCCCCTTCGCCGTCATCAATGCGGACGATTACTACGGCCCTGAGGCCTTCAAGGTCATCTACGACTATCTTTCCACCCACACCGACGGTGAGGTCTACGACTACTGCATGGTGAGCTACCTGCTCCGGAACACCGTCTCGGAGAACGGCAGCGTGGCCCGGGGCATCTGCGCCCTCAACGAGGACAGCACCCTCCGCAGCGTCACCGAGCACACCCGCATCGAGACTTACGCCGACGGCATCCACTACACCGAGGACGGCGGCGAGAGCTGGACCGACCTGCCCGGCGACACCCCCGTGAGCATGAATCTCTGGGGCTTCGGCGAGAGCTTCGTGCAGGAGGCTGATCGGCGCTTCGCCCGCTGGCTGGATGAGAATCTGGAAAAGAACCCGCTCAAGTGCGAGTATTTCCTGCCGCTGGTGGTCAGCGAGCTTATCGGCGAAAAGAAAGCCGCCGTCAAGGTGCTGCGCAGCACCGACCAGTGGTACGGTGTCACCTACCGCGAGGATAAGCCTGTAGTGGTAGAGGCCATCGCCCGAAAGACAGCGGACGGGCTCTACCCGGAAAACCTCTGGGCCTGA
- a CDS encoding SDR family NAD(P)-dependent oxidoreductase, with protein MSKTVWITGASSGIGREFARRYARLGFRLILTARRTDRLEALAAELTVKYNTFCRILPADLEQESECARLCEALADERLDIFINNAGFGVCGSFLETSGEKELSMAKVNVLAMHQLFKFAVKKMEAQGFGTVLNVASSAGLLPGGPYMAGYYATKAYVVSLTRGVAEELREQHSPVYVCALCPGPVDTEFNDRADVVFALRGIRPEFCVEEAMRGMLRRKTIIVPSALMQAATAAQRLVPMPLLMPIVARQQKKKLG; from the coding sequence ATGTCTAAGACTGTATGGATCACCGGCGCATCCTCCGGCATCGGCCGGGAGTTCGCCCGCCGGTATGCGCGCCTCGGCTTCCGGCTCATCCTCACCGCCCGCCGCACCGACCGGCTCGAGGCGCTGGCCGCAGAGCTGACCGTCAAATACAACACCTTCTGCCGCATCCTGCCCGCCGACCTCGAGCAGGAGAGCGAGTGCGCCCGCCTCTGTGAGGCGCTGGCCGACGAGCGGCTGGATATTTTCATCAACAACGCAGGCTTCGGCGTCTGCGGCAGCTTTCTTGAGACCAGCGGCGAAAAAGAGCTTTCCATGGCGAAGGTCAACGTGCTGGCCATGCACCAGCTCTTCAAGTTCGCCGTGAAGAAGATGGAGGCGCAGGGCTTCGGCACCGTGCTGAACGTGGCATCCTCCGCCGGGCTGCTGCCGGGCGGGCCGTATATGGCGGGCTACTATGCCACCAAGGCCTACGTCGTCAGCCTGACCCGGGGCGTGGCGGAAGAGCTGCGGGAGCAGCACAGCCCCGTCTACGTCTGCGCTCTCTGCCCCGGCCCGGTGGACACGGAGTTCAACGACCGGGCCGACGTGGTCTTTGCGCTGCGGGGCATCCGTCCGGAGTTCTGCGTCGAGGAGGCCATGCGGGGGATGCTCCGCCGCAAGACCATCATCGTGCCCTCGGCCCTCATGCAGGCCGCGACAGCGGCCCAGCGGCTCGTGCCGATGCCCCTTCTCATGCCCATCGTCGCCCGCCAGCAGAAGAAAAAACTGGGCTGA
- a CDS encoding gluconate 5-dehydrogenase yields the protein MAQCTPKSFDLTGKVALITGASYGIGMAIAKAMAANGATIVFNDLKQELVDKGLAAYAEAGIKAHGYVCNVCDEDAVNAMVAKITEEVGHINILVNNAGIIKRIPMTEMTAAEFRQVVDVDLNAPFIVSKAVIPDMIAQGGGKIINICSMMSELGRETVSAYAAAKGGLKMLTKNIASEYGEYNIQCNGIGPGYIATPQTAPLRERQPDGSRHPFDSFIVAKTPAGRWGEAEDLGGPAVFLASAASDFVNGLILYVDGGILAYIGKQPQ from the coding sequence ATGGCACAGTGTACTCCCAAATCCTTTGACCTGACCGGCAAGGTCGCGCTCATCACCGGCGCATCCTACGGCATCGGCATGGCCATCGCCAAGGCAATGGCCGCAAACGGCGCTACCATCGTCTTCAACGACCTCAAGCAGGAGCTGGTCGATAAGGGTCTGGCCGCCTACGCCGAGGCTGGCATCAAGGCCCACGGCTACGTCTGCAACGTCTGCGACGAGGACGCCGTCAACGCAATGGTCGCAAAGATCACCGAGGAAGTCGGCCACATCAACATTCTGGTCAACAATGCCGGCATCATCAAGCGCATCCCCATGACCGAGATGACCGCTGCCGAGTTCCGTCAGGTGGTGGACGTTGACCTGAACGCCCCCTTCATCGTCTCCAAGGCTGTCATCCCCGACATGATCGCTCAGGGCGGCGGCAAGATCATCAACATCTGCTCCATGATGAGCGAGCTGGGCCGTGAGACCGTCTCCGCCTACGCTGCTGCCAAGGGCGGCCTGAAGATGCTGACCAAGAACATCGCCTCCGAGTACGGCGAGTACAACATCCAGTGCAACGGCATCGGACCCGGCTACATCGCCACCCCGCAGACCGCACCTCTGCGCGAGCGTCAGCCCGACGGCAGCCGTCACCCCTTCGACAGCTTTATCGTCGCCAAGACCCCCGCAGGCCGCTGGGGCGAAGCGGAGGATCTGGGCGGCCCCGCCGTCTTCCTCGCCTCTGCCGCTTCCGACTTCGTCAACGGCCTCATCCTGTACGTTGACGGCGGCATTCTGGCTTACATCGGCAAGCAGCCGCAGTAA
- a CDS encoding RpiB/LacA/LacB family sugar-phosphate isomerase: MKIALINENSQAAKNGIIEAALKKVVEPMGHEVVNYGMYAADDAAQLTYVQCGILAAILLNSGAADYVITGCGTGEGAMLALNSFPGVICGHVEDPVDAYTFAHVNDGNAVAMPFAKGFGWGGELNLEYCFEKLFGFGHGQGYPKERVEPEQRNKKILDGVRAATFKPLIECLKSIDQDLLKGAIAGEKFRELFFASCKDEELAAYVKSLLV, translated from the coding sequence ATGAAGATCGCACTCATCAACGAGAACAGTCAGGCCGCAAAGAACGGCATCATCGAGGCCGCTCTGAAGAAGGTCGTGGAGCCGATGGGCCACGAGGTGGTCAACTACGGTATGTATGCCGCCGATGACGCCGCCCAGCTGACCTATGTGCAGTGCGGCATCCTCGCCGCCATCCTGCTGAACAGCGGCGCTGCCGACTACGTCATCACCGGCTGCGGCACCGGCGAGGGCGCCATGCTGGCCCTGAACAGCTTCCCCGGCGTCATCTGCGGCCATGTGGAGGACCCTGTGGATGCTTACACCTTCGCCCACGTCAACGACGGCAACGCGGTCGCCATGCCCTTTGCCAAGGGCTTCGGCTGGGGCGGCGAGCTGAACCTTGAGTACTGCTTTGAGAAGCTGTTCGGCTTCGGCCACGGTCAGGGCTACCCCAAGGAGCGGGTCGAGCCGGAGCAGCGGAACAAGAAGATCCTCGACGGCGTCCGCGCCGCCACCTTCAAGCCCCTCATCGAATGCCTCAAGAGCATCGATCAGGATCTGCTGAAGGGTGCCATCGCCGGTGAGAAGTTCCGCGAGCTGTTCTTTGCCTCCTGCAAGGACGAGGAGCTGGCCGCCTATGTCAAGAGCCTGCTGGTCTGA
- a CDS encoding DUF1622 domain-containing protein: MTALYHLNENIAHLLEGFLESAVPLIAGLAEAIGLFIIVTSLARATYHYVRTTFFHDRYDFHHEMSTGLTTALEFLMSAEIAKTFLLQNLESVVPLAATFALRALMSLLLHVEMRAGHTEEK; the protein is encoded by the coding sequence ATGACTGCCCTGTATCACCTGAACGAGAACATCGCCCATCTGCTGGAGGGCTTTCTGGAATCCGCCGTCCCCCTCATTGCAGGACTGGCGGAGGCCATCGGCCTGTTCATCATCGTGACGAGTCTGGCCCGGGCCACCTATCACTATGTGCGGACGACCTTCTTCCACGACCGGTACGACTTCCACCACGAGATGAGCACCGGCCTGACGACGGCGCTGGAATTCCTCATGTCGGCAGAGATCGCCAAGACCTTTCTTTTGCAGAACCTCGAGTCGGTCGTGCCGCTGGCCGCGACCTTCGCGCTGCGGGCGCTGATGAGCCTGCTGCTCCATGTCGAGATGCGGGCGGGCCACACCGAGGAAAAATGA
- a CDS encoding chloride channel protein, translating to MKEFLKKELYSLRAVTAILARWLLLAIPTGLVCGAVGTAFHLAVEHVTEWRGEHVWLLWLLPLAGLAIVALYKLTGCEGMGTNNVIRAVHSGESVSPLLVPAIFLGTVLTHLCGGSAGREGAALQMGGSIGYNIAKLFRFSDHDRRTATACGMAAFFSALFGTPLAATLFGIMVEDVGLAFSVAFVPGFAAALIAYGVSLACGIAPTHFGLTAPALSIDTALLAAVLGAACALVSRGFCWLLHTMEHEMPRRLPNPWVRAVVGGVAVVALSYLMGVGRYNGAGMGVITAAIEQGQALPWDFLCKILLTALTLSAGFKGGEVVPSFYIGATFGCVFGPLLGLPAGFAAAVGLISVFCGATNTLIPSILLAYELFGGAGLELIALGCGVCYMLSGTHGLYSSQLFVTEKLLSEYTANWGERLRHH from the coding sequence ATGAAAGAATTTCTGAAAAAGGAGCTTTATTCCCTTCGGGCCGTGACGGCCATTCTGGCCCGCTGGCTGCTGCTGGCCATCCCCACCGGCCTCGTCTGCGGCGCAGTGGGCACGGCGTTCCATCTTGCGGTCGAACACGTCACCGAGTGGCGGGGCGAACACGTCTGGCTGCTCTGGCTGCTGCCGCTGGCCGGCCTCGCCATCGTGGCCCTTTATAAGCTGACCGGCTGTGAGGGGATGGGCACCAACAATGTCATCCGGGCCGTCCACAGTGGTGAGAGCGTCAGCCCGCTGCTGGTGCCGGCCATCTTTCTGGGCACCGTGCTCACCCACCTCTGCGGCGGCTCGGCCGGCCGTGAGGGCGCGGCGCTCCAGATGGGCGGCAGCATCGGCTACAACATCGCCAAGCTCTTCCGCTTCTCCGACCATGACCGCCGCACGGCCACGGCCTGCGGCATGGCGGCGTTCTTCTCGGCACTGTTCGGCACGCCGCTGGCGGCGACCCTCTTCGGCATCATGGTGGAGGACGTGGGCCTTGCGTTCTCGGTGGCCTTTGTGCCCGGCTTCGCCGCTGCCCTCATCGCCTACGGCGTCTCGCTGGCCTGCGGCATCGCCCCCACCCACTTCGGGCTGACCGCACCGGCCCTCTCCATCGACACGGCCCTTCTGGCGGCGGTGCTGGGCGCAGCCTGTGCGCTGGTATCCCGGGGGTTCTGCTGGCTCCTCCACACGATGGAGCACGAAATGCCCCGCCGTCTGCCCAACCCGTGGGTGCGGGCCGTCGTGGGCGGCGTAGCAGTGGTGGCCCTGTCCTACCTGATGGGGGTGGGGCGGTACAACGGCGCGGGCATGGGCGTCATCACCGCCGCCATCGAGCAGGGGCAGGCCCTGCCGTGGGACTTTCTCTGCAAGATACTGCTGACGGCCCTGACCCTCTCGGCAGGCTTCAAGGGCGGTGAGGTCGTGCCCAGCTTCTACATCGGCGCGACCTTCGGCTGCGTGTTCGGCCCGCTGCTGGGCCTGCCCGCCGGGTTTGCGGCGGCGGTCGGCCTCATCTCGGTCTTCTGCGGCGCGACCAACACCCTCATCCCCTCCATCCTGCTGGCCTATGAGCTGTTCGGCGGGGCAGGCCTCGAGCTGATCGCGCTGGGCTGCGGCGTCTGCTATATGCTCTCGGGCACCCACGGGCTCTACAGCAGCCAGCTCTTCGTCACTGAGAAGCTGCTGTCGGAGTATACCGCCAACTGGGGAGAGCGGCTTCGCCATCATTGA
- the thrS gene encoding threonine--tRNA ligase, with protein MKIIYKDGHVDECPQDQELHVIRHTAAHVMAQAIKRLYPEADFAFGPATENGFYYDVDLGDTKLTDEDLASIEKEMRKITKENLAIKPFILPRAEAVKLMEERHENYKIEHMADLADETEFSFFQQGEYVDMCIGPHLTYTKALKAFKITQQSGAYWKNDKENKMLTRINGVAFRNQEELDAWEKEQQEARERDHRKIGKEMGLFMTDDLVGRGLPMFLPAGYTVWQELENYIKEKERARGYLHVMTPCIGTVNLYKTSGHWDHYRENMFPAMEMEGESYVLRPMNCPHHMMIYANRPHSYRDLPMRIGEIAHDFRYESSGTLKGIERGRHFCQNDAHLFCTPEQIKSEVADVCNLIFETYKDFNITDYRCVLSLRDPADKKKYHDDDAMWNHAENALREVLTELGIHFTEEIGEAAFYGPKLDVNVKPAVGAEYTLSTCQLDFCLPAKFHLTYVDKDGTEKTPVVLHRAILGSLDRFMAYLIEETKGKFPTWLAPVQVKVLPVSEKTLEYAEAITEKLVEAGVRVALDDDNQKIGYKIRAAQQVDRVPYMLVLGAKEAEAGNVSVRDRKGETTTMEVDEFIAKVTAEIKNRSL; from the coding sequence ATGAAGATCATCTATAAGGACGGTCATGTGGACGAGTGCCCGCAGGATCAGGAACTGCACGTTATCCGTCACACCGCAGCCCATGTCATGGCACAGGCCATCAAGCGCCTCTACCCCGAGGCTGACTTTGCCTTCGGCCCCGCCACCGAGAACGGCTTTTACTACGACGTTGACCTCGGCGACACCAAGCTGACCGACGAAGACCTCGCCAGCATCGAGAAGGAGATGCGCAAGATCACCAAGGAGAATCTGGCCATCAAGCCCTTCATCCTGCCCCGCGCCGAGGCCGTCAAGCTGATGGAGGAGCGCCACGAGAACTACAAGATCGAGCATATGGCCGATCTGGCTGACGAGACCGAGTTCAGCTTCTTCCAGCAGGGCGAATATGTCGATATGTGCATCGGACCCCACCTGACCTACACCAAGGCTCTGAAGGCCTTCAAGATCACCCAGCAGTCCGGTGCATACTGGAAGAACGACAAGGAAAACAAGATGCTGACCCGCATCAACGGCGTGGCTTTCCGTAATCAGGAAGAGCTGGACGCTTGGGAGAAGGAGCAGCAGGAGGCCCGTGAGCGCGACCACCGCAAGATCGGCAAGGAGATGGGCCTGTTCATGACCGACGACCTCGTGGGCCGCGGCCTGCCCATGTTCCTGCCCGCAGGCTACACCGTCTGGCAGGAGCTGGAGAACTATATCAAGGAGAAGGAGCGTGCCCGCGGCTACCTGCACGTCATGACCCCCTGCATCGGCACCGTGAACCTCTACAAGACCTCCGGCCACTGGGATCACTACCGCGAGAATATGTTCCCCGCCATGGAGATGGAGGGTGAGAGCTATGTCCTGCGCCCGATGAACTGCCCCCACCACATGATGATCTACGCCAACCGTCCCCACTCCTACCGCGACCTGCCCATGCGCATCGGCGAGATCGCACACGACTTCCGCTATGAGTCCTCCGGCACCCTGAAGGGCATCGAGCGCGGCCGTCACTTCTGCCAGAACGACGCCCACCTGTTCTGCACCCCCGAGCAGATCAAGAGCGAGGTCGCCGACGTCTGCAACCTCATCTTTGAGACCTACAAGGACTTCAACATCACCGACTACCGCTGCGTGCTGAGCCTGCGCGACCCCGCCGACAAGAAGAAGTACCATGACGACGACGCCATGTGGAACCACGCCGAGAACGCTCTGCGCGAGGTTCTGACCGAGCTGGGCATCCACTTCACCGAGGAGATCGGCGAGGCCGCCTTCTACGGCCCGAAGCTGGACGTCAACGTCAAGCCCGCCGTCGGCGCAGAGTACACCCTGTCCACCTGCCAGCTGGACTTCTGCCTGCCCGCCAAGTTCCACCTGACCTATGTGGACAAGGACGGCACCGAGAAGACCCCCGTGGTCCTGCACCGCGCAATTCTGGGTTCTCTCGACCGTTTCATGGCCTACCTCATCGAGGAGACCAAAGGCAAGTTCCCCACCTGGCTGGCTCCCGTGCAGGTCAAGGTCCTGCCCGTCTCCGAGAAGACCCTCGAGTACGCCGAGGCCATCACCGAGAAGCTGGTGGAAGCCGGTGTCCGCGTGGCTCTGGACGACGACAACCAGAAGATCGGCTACAAGATCCGCGCCGCACAGCAGGTGGATCGCGTGCCTTATATGCTGGTGCTGGGCGCCAAGGAAGCCGAGGCCGGCAACGTCTCCGTCCGTGACCGCAAGGGCGAGACCACCACGATGGAAGTGGATGAGTTCATCGCAAAGGTCACTGCCGAGATCAAGAACCGCAGCCTGTAA
- a CDS encoding DUF6061 family protein, translating to MKTLISCAYNMDNCCVEVKFSDGSMIAIDTIAVENEIADNMYQRSELDYLIYNAPLEYADLILNGDPETYLKTVTEYKPWDS from the coding sequence ATGAAAACCTTAATATCTTGTGCCTACAATATGGATAATTGCTGTGTGGAAGTGAAATTCAGCGACGGCAGTATGATTGCGATTGACACTATCGCCGTTGAGAACGAGATTGCTGACAATATGTATCAGCGGTCAGAGCTGGATTATTTGATCTACAACGCTCCTTTGGAGTATGCAGACCTTATCTTGAACGGCGATCCCGAAACCTATTTGAAAACTGTAACAGAATACAAGCCTTGGGATAGCTGA